A region of Leclercia adecarboxylata DNA encodes the following proteins:
- a CDS encoding HlyD family secretion protein — translation MSQQDAAKEQANTRNNLRVVSVFAAAAIGIVGVLVILYAWQLPPFTRHVQFTDNAYVRGQTTFISPQVNGYITEVKVQDFERVKKGDLLLQIDDRIYRQRVHQAEAQLAMKVATLNNNLQQRKSAEAVIQRNDAALKNARAQSQKTQADLKRVKDLTADGSLSIRERDAALASAAQGSADIDQAKATLEMSRQDLQTAIVNRAALEADVENAKAALELAQIDLQNTRIVAPRDGQLGQIAVRLGAYVTAGTHLTTLVPPQHWVIANIKETQLANLRVGQPVKFTVDALNDKAYEGRVQSISPATGVEFSAITPDNATGNFVKIAQRIPVRIEVLGKPEESALLRPGMSVQVTIDTREAK, via the coding sequence ATGAGTCAGCAGGATGCCGCTAAAGAGCAGGCCAATACCCGTAATAATCTGCGCGTGGTGTCAGTGTTCGCCGCTGCCGCCATCGGCATCGTCGGCGTGCTGGTGATCCTCTACGCCTGGCAGCTACCGCCGTTTACCCGCCACGTCCAGTTCACCGATAACGCCTACGTGCGCGGCCAGACCACCTTTATCAGCCCGCAGGTGAACGGCTATATCACCGAGGTCAAGGTGCAGGATTTTGAGCGGGTGAAGAAAGGCGACCTGCTTTTGCAGATTGACGACCGCATCTACCGCCAGCGCGTGCATCAGGCCGAAGCCCAGCTGGCGATGAAGGTGGCCACCCTGAACAACAACCTGCAACAGCGCAAAAGCGCCGAGGCGGTGATCCAGCGTAACGATGCGGCGCTGAAAAATGCCCGGGCCCAGAGCCAGAAGACCCAGGCCGACTTAAAGCGGGTGAAGGACCTGACCGCCGACGGCTCGCTGTCGATTCGTGAACGGGATGCCGCTCTGGCAAGCGCCGCCCAGGGCAGCGCCGACATCGACCAGGCGAAGGCCACGCTGGAGATGTCGCGCCAGGATCTGCAAACCGCCATCGTTAACCGCGCCGCGCTGGAGGCGGACGTCGAAAACGCGAAGGCGGCCCTCGAACTGGCGCAGATCGACCTGCAGAACACCCGCATCGTCGCCCCGCGCGACGGCCAGCTGGGGCAGATTGCCGTGCGCTTAGGGGCCTACGTCACCGCCGGAACCCATCTCACCACACTGGTGCCGCCGCAGCACTGGGTGATCGCCAATATCAAAGAGACGCAGTTGGCGAACCTGCGCGTCGGCCAGCCGGTGAAATTCACCGTCGATGCCCTGAACGATAAAGCCTACGAGGGCCGGGTGCAGAGCATCTCCCCGGCGACCGGGGTGGAGTTCAGCGCCATTACGCCGGATAACGCCACGGGGAACTTTGTCAAGATTGCCCAGCGTATTCCGGTGCGCATCGAGGTGCTCGGCAAGCCGGAGGAGTCGGCCCTGCTGCGCCCGGGGATGTCGGTGCAGGTGACGATTGATACCCGGGAGGCGAAATGA
- a CDS encoding MFS transporter, which yields MRLPQRDPYAPREWQPHEKPMLLGSPSTPVHSTPKRIAYGVVGLLVCLTGALGNAMVAANLQNLQGTFAAWSTEIAWLPAVYVMTNVSINLLLVKFRQQFGLRAFTEGFLVLYVLVTFFHLFVNDLSSALMVRAAHGMVAAALSSLGIYYQIQAWPAKHRLKALTIGITGSSLAIPIARLFSTELLQLDEWRGLYLFELGLALISLGCVIALKLPPGDRRKVFEKKDFITFILLAPGMALLCAVLSLGRLDWWFEAPWIGWALAGSLVLIVSAIVFEHNRSNPLLNTRWLSSGSIVRLGLIMLLIRIVLAEQNTGVIGWLQYVGLQNEQMTHLAWSIFAGIACGIAASCLTIKPTKLAWPIITSLVLMIIASLLDSQSTSLTRPDQLMLSQFLLGFGSAFFLAPAMLAGIGGVIADPRNLVSFSVLFGMSQNIGGLLGSAILGTFQTWREKYHSSLLAEQLTSLNPLVNERLQIYSQMYRSLIGDDALVSVQSTLQLQNASTLEANILAYNDTYLLTAGIATATLVWILWRLLRLRITARLALKKATGSQ from the coding sequence ATGCGCCTGCCCCAACGCGACCCCTATGCTCCTCGCGAGTGGCAGCCTCACGAAAAGCCGATGCTGTTAGGCTCCCCCTCCACGCCGGTGCACAGCACCCCGAAGCGTATCGCCTATGGCGTGGTGGGATTACTGGTCTGTCTGACCGGCGCGCTGGGCAATGCGATGGTCGCCGCCAACCTGCAAAATTTGCAGGGCACCTTTGCCGCCTGGTCCACCGAGATCGCCTGGCTCCCGGCGGTCTACGTGATGACCAACGTGTCGATCAACCTGCTGCTGGTGAAGTTTCGCCAGCAGTTTGGCCTGCGCGCCTTCACCGAAGGGTTCCTGGTGCTGTATGTGCTGGTGACCTTTTTTCACCTCTTTGTTAACGATCTCAGCTCGGCCCTGATGGTGCGCGCGGCCCACGGTATGGTGGCCGCCGCGCTCAGCTCGCTCGGGATCTACTATCAGATCCAGGCCTGGCCGGCGAAACACCGTCTCAAAGCCCTGACCATCGGCATCACCGGCTCCTCGCTGGCGATCCCTATTGCGCGGCTGTTCTCCACCGAACTGCTGCAGCTGGACGAGTGGCGCGGGCTGTATCTCTTTGAGCTCGGTCTGGCGCTGATCTCGCTGGGCTGCGTGATCGCCCTCAAGCTGCCCCCGGGCGACCGGCGCAAGGTGTTCGAGAAGAAGGACTTCATCACCTTTATTCTGCTGGCGCCGGGCATGGCGCTGCTGTGCGCGGTGCTGTCCCTGGGGCGGCTCGACTGGTGGTTTGAAGCGCCGTGGATCGGCTGGGCGCTGGCGGGCTCGCTGGTGCTGATTGTCTCGGCCATCGTTTTTGAGCATAACCGCAGCAACCCGCTGCTGAATACGCGCTGGCTCTCCAGCGGCAGTATTGTGCGCCTGGGGCTGATTATGCTGCTGATCCGCATCGTGCTGGCGGAGCAGAACACCGGGGTGATCGGCTGGCTGCAGTATGTCGGCCTTCAAAACGAGCAGATGACCCATCTGGCGTGGTCGATTTTTGCCGGGATCGCCTGCGGTATCGCCGCCAGCTGCCTGACCATCAAACCCACAAAGCTCGCCTGGCCGATTATCACCTCGCTGGTGCTGATGATTATCGCCTCGCTGCTCGACAGCCAGTCCACCAGCCTCACCCGCCCGGATCAGCTGATGCTGAGCCAGTTCCTGCTCGGGTTCGGCAGCGCCTTCTTCCTCGCCCCGGCGATGCTGGCCGGGATTGGCGGGGTGATTGCCGACCCGCGTAACCTGGTCAGTTTTTCGGTGCTGTTCGGCATGAGCCAGAACATCGGCGGCCTGCTGGGGTCGGCCATTCTCGGCACCTTCCAGACCTGGCGTGAGAAGTACCACTCCAGCCTGCTGGCGGAGCAGCTCACCAGCCTGAATCCGCTGGTCAACGAGCGCCTGCAGATCTACAGCCAGATGTACCGCAGCCTGATTGGCGACGATGCGCTGGTGAGCGTGCAGTCCACGCTGCAGCTGCAGAACGCCAGCACGCTGGAGGCAAATATTCTCGCTTACAACGATACTTATCTTCTGACGGCTGGCATTGCCACCGCCACGCTGGTGTGGATTTTATGGCGCTTGCTGCGGCTGCGCATTACTGCCCGTCTGGCGCTGAAAAAGGCCACCGGCAGTCAATAA